One genomic region from Eremothecium gossypii ATCC 10895 chromosome I, complete sequence encodes:
- the BRL1 gene encoding Brl1p (Syntenic homolog of Saccharomyces cerevisiae YHR036W (BRL1)) — protein sequence MMEEFGQLSLGDGCDTYGHRRDKTLQDVDLSAISRLRISEPGVSQCARERSTISEEYRCKLQPYFSTTPSPLRQTIVAESDDEMDIDPAESVEAERTDAEQLEDVLQDEEPEEDARASSSGHRGSVIKALLSPTTLGVAAATKELEDLAAPAAPPPVPAAAAAAPLRSAPALGEQELQELRHNFNTRPLQVQVNHHHYYPGFAPYGAQSAHDPYDLPQPWSERSRPASKHTYAFTSYLQLALNVLTVFAISSLALSFLRALKTDLQSTWRHNKLELDYESQACRQSYDANLCDPATRVPALYEQCAQWEKCMSRDNNIFFRARSTLSARLVGDVINSFIEPLGWKALLSILIGLLIWCFSSNFLLGFARAKSYYGSPLALAAPPAASPRQITASQGSPERDLAISTALASAPRVRER from the coding sequence ATGATGGAGGAGTTTGGTCAGCTATCTCTCGGGGACGGATGTGACACATACGGGCATCGCCGTGACAAAACGTTGCAGGACGTGGACCTGTCTGCCATATCGCGACTGAGAATAAGCGAGCCCGGGGTGTCGCAGTGCGCGCGGGAGCGCAGCACGATCTCGGAGGAATACAGGTGCAAGCTGCAGCCGTACTTCTCGACAACGCCGTCGCCGCTGCGGCAGACGATAGTGGCGGAGAGCGACGATGAGATGGACATCGACCCGGCCGAGAGCGTGGAGGCCGAGCGGACGGACGccgagcagctggaggaCGTGCTGCAGGACGAGGAGCCCGAGGAAGACGCGCGGGCCAGCTCCAGCGGCCACCGGGGATCTGTCATCAAGGCGCTGCTGTCGCCGACGACGCTGGGCGTCGCGGCCGCCACGAAGGAGCTTGAAGAtctggcggcgccggccgcaccaccgcccgtgcctgccgccgcggcggcggcgccgctccgcagcgcgcccgcgctcggcgagcaggagctgcaggagctgcggcACAACTTCAACACGCGGCCGCTGCAGGTGCAGGTGAACCACCACCACTACTACCCCGGATTTGCGCCGTACGGCGCACAGTCCGCGCACGACCCCTACGACCTGCCGCAGCCCTGGTCCGAGCGCTCGCGCCCGGCGTCCAAGCACACCTACGCCTTCACTTCGTACCTGCAGCTTGCGCTCAACGTGCTGACCGTCTTTGCGATCTCGTCCCTCGCGCTCTCCTTCCTGCGCGCGCTCAAAACGGACCTACAGTCTACGTGGCGCCACAACAAGCTCGAGCTGGACTACGAGTCGCAGGCCTGTCGCCAAAGCTACGACGCCAACCTCTGCGACCCCGCAACCCGCGTACCCGCGCTCTACGAGCAGTGCGCCCAATGGGAGAAGTGCATGTCCCGCGACAACAACATTTTTTTCCGCGCACGTTCGACCCTGAGTGCCCGTCTCGTGGGCGACGTTATCAATTCGTTCATCGAGCCACTTGGCTGGAAAGCGCTGCTGTCGATTTTAATTGGTCTGCTCATATGGTGCTTCAGCTCTAATTTCCTCCTGGGCTTTGCACGCGCCAAGAGCTACTACGGGTCGCCATTGGCACTggctgcgccgccggccgcgtCTCCGCGCCAAATAACCGCATCGCAGGGCTCGCCAGAAAGAGACCTCGCCATCAGCACGGCCCTCGCGTCCGCCCCACGGGTGCGTGAGCGTTGA
- the HDA2 gene encoding Hda2p (Syntenic homolog of Saccharomyces cerevisiae YDR295C (HDA2)) — MNFCSKNAQMYYIPVGLTSLQKDLIEILLCMHAESFLEEFGPSEAVMQSAAQIKTEKEPEAVEGLGLGPLTPTQMNTMLLRHLRAVANHPCLLVDHYMPRKFLLMEPGEELIAMSEKFRVLNQMMEAILSRRRRQRPLQLVLVSHSVKELDLIEGFMLGKMVKIKRLSGTSLFDEKHQYTERGTAAAESNSTLTSGSTLKDTSPGSVEGKLSSGEAGAGYTTGGIKDDYDYQNSRRHMRAADDGAERQCDHEDWLFLATTTHLTHCTDLFDQYDVDVVLSLDPLLDVSLPALRSVRKQSKSVPLVKLFVQDSAEHFMLTRGISAEHEEDHIYDAVGHFIKNRGVHRQRLGMSAAALAEVVTALLENCEAATDLKSTKPTDTPSELSIVDALSERIMLLKLNHTPYELPLQRGPFSMKSYQLQLKQLIYARLEACQREQECKCAYILDRRMQETANLNRLDEVNAEAGRLFQSLKDEEKLVVDSERRLERTRDEHDRLREKSAHLRRRKAELEELLASSDLDSRVSSKRARLAELRQQLMPLEQQNTAMADSNEELRTRYQTRSSHAATLSSALASLRERKAALTKESTGPATCWMAASATEEHDRLQTELNDLVQQRHFLQKYIDTMKSQYAITNLDELNRTQHNKSGAATSRVRTTRATSPTYI, encoded by the coding sequence ATGAATTTCTGCTCGAAAAATGCACAAATGTATTATATTCCGGTGGGGCTGACAAGTCTTCAAAAGGACTTAATAGAGATACTACTATGTATGCATGCCGAGAGCTTCCTCGAAGAGTTTGGGCCGAGCGAGGCGGTCATGCAGTCAGCAGCGCAGATTAAGACGGAGAAAGAACCCGAGGCGGTGGAGGGACTTGGGCTGGGGCCGCTGACACCTACACAGATGAACACCATGCTTTTGCGTCACCTGAGGGCCGTGGCCAACCATCCCTGCCTGCTCGTGGACCACTACATGCCGCGGAAGTTTCTGCTGATGGAACCGGGAGAGGAACTAATTGCAATGAGCGAGAAATTTCGTGTGCTAAACCAGATGATGGAGGCGATCCTgtcgcggcggcggcggcaaaggccgctgcagctggtgtTGGTGTCGCACTCGGTCAAGGAGCTGGACCTGATAGAGGGATTCATGTTGGGGAAGATGGTGAAGATCAAGCGCTTATCCGGGACGAGCCTGTTTGACGAGAAGCACCAGTATACGGAGCGGGGCACCGCAGCCGCCGAATCCAACAGCACTCTGACCAGCGGCTCCACGCTGAAGGATACGTCGCCGGGCAGCGTCGAGGGAAAGCTGTCTTCGGGCGAGGCAGGTGCCGGCTACACGACTGGGGGGATCAAGGATGACTATGACTACCAGAACAGCAGGCGGCACAtgcgggcggcggacgACGGGGCCGAGCGTCAGTGCGACCACGAAGACTGGCTATTTTTAGCCACAACAACACACCTCACCCACTGCACCGATCTGTTTGATCAATACGACGTGGACGTGGTGCTCAGTCTCGACCCGCTGCTCGATGTATCGCTGCCCGCGTTGCGCAGTGTGCGCAAGCAGAGCAAGTCCGTGCCGCTGGTAAAACTGTTCGTGCAGGACTCTGCTGAACACTTCATGCTGACGCGCGGCATCTCCGCCGAGCACGAGGAAGATCACATCTACGATGCAGTTGGCCACTTTATCAAGAACAGGGGTGTTCACAGACAACGTCTGGGCATGTCAGCGGCAGCCCTAGCAGAGGTGGTCACCGCGTTGCTGGAAAACTGCGAAGCTGCGACTGACCTAAAAAGCACTAAACCAACAGACACGCCAAGTGAGCTCAGCATTGTCGACGCATTGTCCGAGCGGATTATGCTTCTGAAACTGAACCACACTCCCTATGAGCTTCCGCTACAGCGCGGTCCCTTTAGCATGAAGAGCtaccagctgcagctgaaGCAGCTAATCTACGCCCGGCTGGAGGCCTGTCAGCGAGAGCAAGAATGCAAATGTGCATACATTCTCGACAGACGGATGCAGGAAACTGCCAACCTTAACCGCCTAGACGAGGTGAATGCCGAGGCAGGCCGCCTGTTCCAGTCCCTAAAGGACGAAGAAAAACTGGTGGTCGACTCGGAAAGGCGTCTGGAGCGCACGCGCGACGAGCACGACCGGCTGCGCGAAAAGTCCGCGCACCTCAGAAGGCGCAAGGccgagctggaggagctcTTGGCAAGCTCCGATCTCGACAGCCGCGTCTCCAGCAAACGCGCCAGACTGGCTGAGCTGCGGCAACAGCTGATGCCCCTGGAGCAGCAGAATACCGCCATGGCAGACAGCAATGAGGAGCTGCGCACCCGCTACCAGACCAGGTCCTCCCACGCCGCCACGCTCTCCTCGGCCCTGGCCTCTCTCCGCGAACGCAAGGCTGCCCTCACAAAGGAGTCTACGGGGCCCGCCACCTGCTGGATGGCCGCTTCCGCGACCGAGGAGCACGACCGTCTCCAGACGGAGCTCAACGACCTGGTCCAACAGCGCCATTTCCTGCAGAAATACATCGATACCATGAAGTCCCAGTATGCGATCACCAACCTCGACGAACTGAACAGGACGCAGCACAACAAGAGCGGAGCAGCCACTAGTCGCGTACGAACTACAAGAGCAACCTCGCCCACATACATATAG